A window from Phalacrocorax carbo chromosome 20, bPhaCar2.1, whole genome shotgun sequence encodes these proteins:
- the TNFRSF9 gene encoding tumor necrosis factor receptor superfamily member 9 — protein sequence MGPAAARAGRALLPAALLALALSPGPATALPCGADCPAGTFVASGSCRRGAGAACKQCPPDTFSSAAGLRGCTLCRKCEGTFRYLKVCSSNSDAECTCKEGYRCSGDGCSRCDRSCGVGQENTGRGCQTCRYGTFNDQPNGSCKNWTKCSANQVLEPGTAAKDVICKDASDNLTLVTTLPTTSPAIPLSVTVAGEDLQMDIIRIALAVAGLLCVVFLLPSCICFSVWQKKKLHAVFKKMRTTPEQSIQEDDACSCRFPEEEQGEYRDHGKSTEFRELLMN from the exons ATGGGACCGGCGGCAGCGCGGGCGGGCCGGGCGCTCTTGCCGGCGGCGCTGCTGGCGCTGGCGCTGAGCCCGGGGCCCGCGACCGCCCTGCCGTGCGGCGCCGACTGCCCGGCGG GTACCTTCGTGGCGAGCGGGAGCTGCAggcggggcgcgggcgcggCCTGCAAGCAGTGTCCGCCCGACACCTTCTCCAGCGCGGCGGGGCTCCGCGGCTGCACGCTCTGCCGGAAGTGCGAAG GAACATTCAGGTATTTAAAAGTGTGTTCATCAAACAGCGATGCTGAATGCACGTGCAAGGAGGGCTATCGCTGCAGCGGCGACGGCTGCTCCCGGTGCGACCGGAGCTGCGGCGTGGGCCAGGAGAACACCGGGAGGG GTTGCCAAACATGCCGCTATGGAACTTTTAACGATCAACCCAATGGCTCCTGTAAAAACTGGACAAA GTGCTCTGCAAACCAGGTCCTGGAGCCTGGAACTGCAGCAAAAGACGTCATTTGCAAAGACGCTTCAGATAATCTCACATTAGTCACTACTCTACCTACCACATCTCCTGCAATTCCACTTTCTGTCACTGTGGCAG GGGAGGACCTTCAGATGGACATTATCAGAATTGCGCTTGCTGTAGCTGGGCTGTTGTGCGTAGTGTTTCTGCTACCTTCATGCATATGCTTCAGCGTctggcagaaaaagaaactacaTGCTGTCTTCAAGAAAA TGCGTACCACACCTGAACAGTCAATTCAAGAAGATGATGCCTGCAGCTGCCGTTTTCCTGAGGAAGAACAAGGTGAATATCGAGACCATGGCAAATCCACAGAATTCAGAGAACTTTTAATGAACTAG